A part of Rhodamnia argentea isolate NSW1041297 chromosome 8, ASM2092103v1, whole genome shotgun sequence genomic DNA contains:
- the LOC115745365 gene encoding probable inactive receptor kinase At3g02880: NEDREIKSKTCEEFNECEGRVRTATSFGLRRRKRSKKGFSTLERKRTTSPPPSSSSSLSPVGLQVFSSPPQQCPRSALSLSPPPPRMSTLTALLLLLLSSCFLNVARSDLASDRVALVALRSAIGGRLLRWNLTDPPCTWAGVICDQRREQVVELHFPGMGLSGSLPAGTIANLTQLQTISFRFNSLSGPIPPDLASLSQLRNLYLQGNSFSGELPAFLFALQNLVRLNLASNDLSGVIPPAFGNLTRLKTLFLEDNRFSGSIPDLNLTLDQFNVSSNQLTGTIPSKLSSMAQSAFAGNSLCGPPLKPCNATGTGTGSGNKLSGGAIAGIVIGSVIGLFLILLVLIILCRRKSRGRSEKPKSLESGPAKWTEAGIPQTREARSLGESKATSAVAISGDRSGNKTLVFFGKGTSASAAAFDLEDLLRASAEVLGKGTFGTTYKATLETGTTVAVKRLKDVSIGEAEFRERMREIGAVEHENLVGLRAYYYNKDERLLVYDYLPTGSLSALLHGNSVVGRTPLNWDTRCGIALGAARGIAHLHSGGTATSHGNIKSSNVLLTNSYEAQVSDFGLAHIAALTAPPNRVDGYRAPELTNSHKVSQKADVYSFGVLLLELLTGKAPTHSLLNEEGVDLPRWVQSVVKEEWTAEVFDVELLRYQDVEEDMVQLLQLAMHCTAQYPDKRPPMAQVVNKIEEICRSSMLQEQEEHSGSGDGSYSHQTSV; this comes from the exons GTAGAAAACGTTCCAAGAAGGGATTTTCAACGCTGGAGAGGAAGAGGACGacgtctcctcctccttcttcttcttcttcgttgtcTCCGGTTGGTCTTCAGGTCTTTTCTTCGCCCCCCCAACAGTGTCCGcgaagcgctctctctctctctcctcccccaccGAGGATGTCCACTCTGAccgccctcctcctcctactCCTCTCCTCCTGCTTCTTGAACGTCGCCCGCTCCGATCTGGCCTCCGACCGAGTAGCGCTCGTCGCCCTCCGATCCGCCATCGGCGGCCGCCTCCTCCGCTGGAACCTCACCGACCCGCCCTGCACCTGGGCCGGCGTCATCTGCGACCAACGCCGGGAGCAAGTCGTCGAGCTCCACTTCCCCGGGATGGGCCTCTCCGGCAGCCTCCCCGCCGGCACCATCGCCAACCTCACCCAGCTCCAGACCATCTCCTTCCGCTTCAACTCCCTTTCCGGCCCCATCCCCCCAGACCTCGCCTCCCTCTCCCAGCTCCGCAACCTCTACCTCCAGGGCAATTCCTTCTCCGGCGAGCTCCCCGCCTTCCTCTTCGCCCTTCAGAACCTCGTCCGCCTCAACCTCGCCTCCAACGACTTGTCCGGCGTGATCCCCCCGGCGTTCGGCAACCTCACCCGGCTCAAGACCCTGTTCCTGGAGGACAACCGGTTTTCCGGGTCGATCCCGGACCTGAACCTGACCCTTGACCAGTTCAACGTCTCGTCCAACCAGCTGACCGGGACCATCCCGTCGAAGCTCTCGTCCATGGCCCAGTCCGCCTTCGCAGGGAACTCGCTCTGCGGGCCGCCGCTCAAGCCCTGCAACGCCACCGGCACGGGCACCGGGAGCGGAAACAAGCTCTCCGGCGGAGCGATCGCCGGGATTGTGATCGGCTCCGTTATCGGGCTCTTCCTGATTCTCCTCGTTCTGATCATCTTGTGCCGTCGCAAGAGCCGTGGCAGAAGCGAGAAACCCAAATCGCTGGAATCCGGACCGGCGAAGTGGACCGAGGCCGGAATCCCGCAGACCCGTGAAGCCAGGAGCCTGGGCGAGTCCAAGGCAACCAGCGCCGTCGCCATCAGTGGCGACAGGAGCGGCAACAAGACCTTGGTGTTCTTCGGGAAGGGGACGTCGGCGTCGGCGGCGGCGTTCGACCTGGAGGACCTGCTGAGGGCGTCCGCGGAGGTGCTGGGGAAAGGGACGTTCGGGACGACGTACAAGGCGACGCTGGAGACGGGGACGACGGTGGCGGTGAAGAGGCTGAAGGACGTGAGCATTGGGGAGGCGGAGTTCAGGGAGAGGATGAGGGAGATCGGGGCGGTGGAGCACGAGAACCTGGTGGGCCTGAGGGCCTATTACTACAACAAGGACGAGAGGCTTCTCGTCTATGATTACTTGCCCACCGGAAGCTTGTCTGCACTTTTACACG GAAACTCAGTAGTTGGCCGGACTCCGCTTAATTGGGACACCCGTTGCGGCATTGCCCTCGGTGCGGCCCGCGGAATCGCGCACCTCCACTCCGGGGGCACTGCGACATCCCATGGCAACATCAAGTCCTCCAACGTCCTCCTCACCAATTCCTATGAGGCTCAGGTCTCTGACTTTGGCCTTGCCCATATTGCCGCCCTCACCGCACCTCCCAACCGCGTTGACGGGTATCGTGCGCCGGAGTTGACGAACTCCCACAAGGTGTCTCAGAAGGCCGACGTGTACAGCTTCGGGGTGTTGCTGCTGGAGCTGCTTACGGGCAAGGCTCCCACGCATTCACTGCTGAACGAGGAAGGGGTGGACCTCCCGAGGTGGGTCCAGTCGGTGGTCAAGGAGGAGTGGACTGCTGAGGTGTTCGACGTCGAGCTACTCAGGTACCAGGATGTCGAGGAGGACATGGTCCAGCTCTTGCAGCTCGCAATGCATTGCACTGCTCAGTACCCAGATAAACGCCCTCCAATGGCGCAGGTCGTGAACAAGATTGAGGAAATTTGCCGTTCAAGCATGCTGCAAGAGCAAGAAGAGCACAGTGGTTCGGGTGACGGGTCATACTCACATCAGACGTCGGTTTGA
- the LOC115745367 gene encoding ADP-ribosylation factor-like protein 8c isoform X2, whose product MIPTVGFNMRKVTKGNVTIKLWDLGGQRRFRTMWERYCRGVSAIVYVVDAADRDSVPIARSELHELLMKPSLSGIPLLVLGNKIDKSEALSKQALVDQLGLESIKDREVCCYMISCKDSVNIDAVIDWLIKHSKTAK is encoded by the exons ATGATACCAACT GTTGGTTTCAATATGCGAAAAGTAACAAAAGGAAATGTGACAATAAAACTTTGGGACCTTGGAGGGCAGCGGAGGTTTCGCACCATGTGGGAGCGTTACTGCCGCGGGGTCTCTGCTATTGT ATATGTAGTCGATGCTGCTGATAGAGACAGCGTTCCTATAGCACGAAGTGAGCTGCACGAGCTCTTGATGAAGCCTTCCTTGAGTGGGATTCCTCTTCTGGTGCTAGGGAACAAAATTGACAAGTCAGAAGCTCTTTCGAAGCAGGCATTGGTAGATCAACT AGGGCTTGAATCAATCAAAGACAGAGAGGTGTGCTGCTATATGATCTCATGCAAGGATTCCGTCAACATAGATGCTGTTATTGATTGGCTCATTAAGCACTCTAAAACTGCCAAGTGA
- the LOC115745367 gene encoding ADP-ribosylation factor-like protein 8c isoform X1: MGLWDSLLIWLRSLFFKQEMELSLVGLQNAGKTSLVNAIATGGYTEDMIPTVGFNMRKVTKGNVTIKLWDLGGQRRFRTMWERYCRGVSAIVYVVDAADRDSVPIARSELHELLMKPSLSGIPLLVLGNKIDKSEALSKQALVDQLGLESIKDREVCCYMISCKDSVNIDAVIDWLIKHSKTAK; the protein is encoded by the exons ATGGGTCTCTGGGATTCTCTTCTCATCTGGCTCAGGAG CTTGTTTTTCAAACAAGAAATGGAACTTTCCCTCGTAGGTCTTCAGAATGCTGGAAAAACTTCTCTTGTAAATGCTATTGCT ACAGGAGGCTACACTGAAGACATGATACCAACT GTTGGTTTCAATATGCGAAAAGTAACAAAAGGAAATGTGACAATAAAACTTTGGGACCTTGGAGGGCAGCGGAGGTTTCGCACCATGTGGGAGCGTTACTGCCGCGGGGTCTCTGCTATTGT ATATGTAGTCGATGCTGCTGATAGAGACAGCGTTCCTATAGCACGAAGTGAGCTGCACGAGCTCTTGATGAAGCCTTCCTTGAGTGGGATTCCTCTTCTGGTGCTAGGGAACAAAATTGACAAGTCAGAAGCTCTTTCGAAGCAGGCATTGGTAGATCAACT AGGGCTTGAATCAATCAAAGACAGAGAGGTGTGCTGCTATATGATCTCATGCAAGGATTCCGTCAACATAGATGCTGTTATTGATTGGCTCATTAAGCACTCTAAAACTGCCAAGTGA